CTGATGGATCAGTTACTCGATTATGGGCAACGTCTGCTCGAAGATCCCGTCATCCGAGATCAGATTGGGCGCCTTGCCTATACGGCGATGATCGATCAAGAAAAGAATACGTTCTTGCGGGTGACGGCGCGAACCGTCCAAAAAGTCTATTCGGAAGAAAAACTCAGTCTGGTCATTCAAGGCGTCTTGTTGACGGTCATTCAAGATATGCGACACGTCCATCATCCGAATCGACTCGCGATTCTTGATCATCTGCGCCGCAATCTAGCACAGTTATCGGTTGATGAAGAGCGTCTAGCAAAAATCGATGCCTGGAAGGCAAGCGAGGTCGACCGGTTTGACTTCGTTCCAGTCATTGAACGCGCTTATGATGCTGGTCTGATTGAGCTCGAACGCTACTTGACGTCAGATGCCTTCTGGTCGGAACGGGCGATGCCGATGCTTTCGCGCGCCTTAGACGACTGGGAACAACATCCGACGTTCAAGGATAGCAGTGATCAGTGGATGAAGGAGCAACTCGTTCGTTTCGTCGAACAAAATCACCAAAAAATCGGTGGACTCGTCCGTGAGAACTTAAACCGCTTCGATACCGAGACGCTGATTAATATGATCGAAGATAAGGTCGGCAGTGACTTGCAATGGATCCGGGTCAACGGAGCCTTGTGTGGATTCATCATCGGTCTGATTCTTGGTGCAATCAAGGTATTCGTCGGATGAGCCGCTGGACATATGATCTGACGTTGTCGGAAGCATTTGATTTTAAGGGTGTTATGTCTCGTTTGACGGAAGACCCGTTACAAGTCGAACGTGCAGGGCGACTCATGGTTCCAGTCTTCATCAACGATCAGGCGTACATCACGACGATAGAAGCCATCGATGGTTACATGTTACGGATTGACGGTTCAGGACCACAAGCAGCGGTGCTGACGCAACTCAAGCGACGCTTTCGACTTAGTGAGCCGAATCCTGCGCAACGTCTCAAAGCGACGTCGTTACACGCGATCGTCGAACGGTTCGGCGATGAACGACTCGTGCTGGATCATTCACCATTCACGGCCTTGATCCGTTCAATCATTCATCAACAAATCAATCTGACGTTTGCCCATACATTGACGGAACGTGTCTTTCGAACATTCGGAACGGTCCAAGACGGGATCATCCTTCCGCCGACACCGCGCCAATTAGCTGCTGCGCGTCGTGAGGACTTGCTCGCTCTGCAACTATCAGGACGTAAAGTCGATTACTTGCTCGGCGTAGCGACGGCACCGATTGATTATGATGGATTGACGTCAGCGACTGACGCAGAAATTGCTGAGACGTTGATTGCACTGAAAGGCGTCGGACCATGGACGGTTCAAAACGTCCTGATGTTCGGATACGGTCGTCCGGATCTCTTTCCGGCATCGGACATCGGGATTTTACGGGCTTTTGAACGGTTACTCGGGTATCGACCATCGGTGGAAGAAGCGACACGACTGGCGGAAGAATTTGCTCCTGTCCGCAGTCACGCCGCCTATCTATTATGGCGTTCGATTGAATAAGGAACTATTCTTGTCACTCTATCGCGAGAACGGTATAATGAATGCGACAGAACGAGGAATCGTTCAGAATGCTAAGGGAAGCGACGTGTTCGCTAACGATAGAGGGGACGAATGTGGATGTATACAGATGAACAAATCATCGAAAAAGCCAATGAAATCGCCAAAATGATTTCAGAGACACC
This region of Exiguobacterium acetylicum DSM 20416 genomic DNA includes:
- a CDS encoding DUF445 domain-containing protein — protein: MSSLEQPKTSTRRLATVSLIFMAVGFVVSLPFKENAWIFWLQSGFEAGLVGGIADWFAITALFRHPLGLKIPHTNLLPKNRERVIESIVHMLETDLLNKESIVAKLQHMTLADRVIKILRSILVLPAFRATVTELMVGLIRKLPKEAILEFANTRVTETIKAYPSKRLAVRAMQLNEERRLDELLMDQLLDYGQRLLEDPVIRDQIGRLAYTAMIDQEKNTFLRVTARTVQKVYSEEKLSLVIQGVLLTVIQDMRHVHHPNRLAILDHLRRNLAQLSVDEERLAKIDAWKASEVDRFDFVPVIERAYDAGLIELERYLTSDAFWSERAMPMLSRALDDWEQHPTFKDSSDQWMKEQLVRFVEQNHQKIGGLVRENLNRFDTETLINMIEDKVGSDLQWIRVNGALCGFIIGLILGAIKVFVG
- a CDS encoding DNA-3-methyladenine glycosylase family protein; this translates as MSRWTYDLTLSEAFDFKGVMSRLTEDPLQVERAGRLMVPVFINDQAYITTIEAIDGYMLRIDGSGPQAAVLTQLKRRFRLSEPNPAQRLKATSLHAIVERFGDERLVLDHSPFTALIRSIIHQQINLTFAHTLTERVFRTFGTVQDGIILPPTPRQLAAARREDLLALQLSGRKVDYLLGVATAPIDYDGLTSATDAEIAETLIALKGVGPWTVQNVLMFGYGRPDLFPASDIGILRAFERLLGYRPSVEEATRLAEEFAPVRSHAAYLLWRSIE